In one Dehalogenimonas formicexedens genomic region, the following are encoded:
- a CDS encoding MgtC/SapB family protein, translated as MPDEMVMIIRLILAGGLGALVGFQREKVGKPAGIRTLALITIGAALFTMLSVFAFETADPARLAANIVTGIGFLGAGAIILRRDQGIVEGMTTAATIWVMAAIGVAIGVGLYLVSGAAVVIVLLVLVLPHINGNGSKKE; from the coding sequence ATGCCTGACGAAATGGTGATGATCATCCGCCTGATCCTCGCCGGCGGATTGGGCGCCCTGGTCGGTTTCCAGCGTGAGAAAGTGGGAAAGCCGGCGGGCATCCGCACCCTGGCACTGATCACCATCGGAGCGGCATTGTTTACGATGTTATCGGTCTTCGCTTTCGAGACCGCTGACCCCGCCCGCCTCGCCGCTAACATCGTTACCGGCATCGGCTTTTTAGGCGCCGGGGCAATCATCCTGAGGCGGGACCAGGGTATAGTGGAAGGGATGACCACAGCGGCTACCATCTGGGTGATGGCCGCCATCGGGGTGGCCATCGGCGTGGGGCTTTACCTGGTCTCCGGCGCCGCGGTGGTGATCGTACTGCTGGTGCTGGTTCTGCCCCATATCAATGGGAACGGGAGTAAAAAAGAGTGA
- the ilvD gene encoding dihydroxy-acid dehydratase — translation MRSDSIKKGAERAPHRALLRSLGVSPSDFNKPFIGVVNSFTEIVPGHQHLRAIADAVKFGIRQAGGVPFEFNTIAVCDGLAMNHTGMKYSLASRELIADTVEVMAMAHSFDGLVFIPNCDKVIPGMLMAAVRLNIPAVFVSGGPMLAGHLPVDGKMKAIDLNSVFEAVGQFVKGDLSPEKLEEIEGAACPGCGSCSGLFTANTMNCLTEALGMGLPGNGTIPAVDARRSSLARKAGETIMRVVAEDLKPRDIITPKAIHNAFVVDVALGGSSNSVLHLEAIAHEAGIEFPLTKINEISDKTPCLCRIRPAGEHHIEDLDKAGGIPAVMRELSSLLKLDARSVFGGLIGDVVKSALPADGTVIRHLNDPVTSKGGIAILFGNLAPEGSVVKRSAVAPEMMVHTGPARIFNSEEEATRGIIDNQIKAGDVVVIRYEGPRGGPGMREMLTPTSILAGMGLDKSVALITDGRFSGATRGASIGHVAPEAALGGPIAALNEGDIIDIDIPNHVLSVRLSDAEIKARMEKVPAFQPKIKTGYLKRYALQVTSASRGAVFET, via the coding sequence ATGAGAAGCGACTCCATCAAGAAAGGCGCCGAGAGAGCCCCTCACCGCGCCTTGCTCCGGTCGCTCGGGGTTAGTCCCTCAGATTTCAACAAGCCGTTTATCGGCGTCGTTAACAGCTTCACAGAGATCGTCCCGGGGCATCAGCACCTCCGCGCGATTGCCGATGCGGTCAAGTTCGGCATCAGGCAGGCGGGGGGAGTCCCATTTGAGTTCAATACCATTGCCGTATGTGACGGCCTGGCTATGAACCACACCGGGATGAAGTATTCGCTGGCTTCACGCGAACTCATTGCCGATACCGTTGAAGTCATGGCGATGGCCCATTCTTTCGATGGCCTGGTATTCATCCCCAACTGCGATAAAGTCATTCCCGGCATGCTGATGGCGGCGGTCCGCTTGAACATTCCGGCGGTGTTTGTCAGCGGCGGCCCGATGCTGGCGGGGCATCTGCCAGTGGACGGCAAAATGAAGGCCATCGATCTGAATTCGGTGTTCGAAGCCGTCGGCCAATTTGTTAAAGGCGACCTTTCACCCGAAAAGCTCGAAGAGATCGAAGGCGCGGCCTGTCCCGGTTGCGGCTCCTGCTCCGGTCTGTTCACTGCCAATACCATGAACTGCCTTACCGAAGCGCTGGGCATGGGCCTGCCCGGCAACGGCACCATTCCCGCCGTCGACGCCCGTAGAAGTTCCCTGGCGCGGAAAGCCGGCGAGACCATCATGCGCGTGGTGGCTGAGGATTTGAAACCCCGCGACATCATCACGCCCAAAGCCATCCATAATGCCTTCGTCGTCGATGTGGCGCTTGGGGGGAGTTCCAATTCGGTTCTCCACCTTGAAGCCATCGCCCATGAAGCCGGTATAGAATTTCCGCTGACGAAGATCAATGAAATAAGCGACAAAACCCCCTGCCTGTGCCGCATCCGGCCTGCCGGGGAACACCATATTGAGGACCTGGACAAAGCCGGGGGCATCCCTGCGGTAATGCGTGAGCTTTCCTCGCTCTTGAAATTGGATGCCCGCAGCGTCTTCGGCGGTCTTATCGGAGACGTCGTCAAATCGGCGCTTCCTGCCGATGGGACCGTAATCAGGCATTTGAACGATCCGGTAACCTCCAAGGGCGGTATCGCCATTCTGTTCGGCAACCTGGCGCCGGAAGGGTCGGTGGTCAAGCGCTCCGCCGTCGCCCCGGAGATGATGGTTCATACCGGACCGGCCCGGATTTTCAATTCCGAGGAAGAAGCCACCAGGGGGATCATAGACAACCAGATCAAAGCCGGAGATGTCGTCGTCATCCGCTATGAAGGGCCGCGCGGCGGTCCCGGCATGCGGGAAATGCTGACGCCGACGTCGATTCTGGCGGGCATGGGTCTGGATAAGTCCGTAGCCCTTATCACCGACGGCAGGTTCTCGGGAGCCACCCGCGGCGCCTCCATCGGTCACGTCGCGCCTGAAGCAGCTCTTGGCGGGCCGATAGCGGCATTGAACGAAGGCGACATTATCGACATCGACATCCCCAATCACGTCCTGAGCGTCCGCCTCTCGGACGCCGAGATCAAGGCTAGGATGGAAAAGGTTCCCGCTTTCCAGCCCAAAATCAAGACGGGCTATTTGAAGCGTTACGCCCTGCAGGTCACTTCTGCCAGCCGTGGCGCGGTTTTTGAAACTTAG
- the leuD gene encoding 3-isopropylmalate dehydratase small subunit, with amino-acid sequence MLKGHVFKYGANVDTDAIIPARYLNVSDPYELSRHCMEDIDLDFVKRVKPGDIIVATTNFGCGSSREHAPIAIKASGVSAVVAKSFARIFFRNAINIGLPLLESPEAVDATDIGDELEIDLETGTIRNLTKGKTFKAAPYPEFMSGIINAGGLIDYTRERLKK; translated from the coding sequence ATGCTCAAGGGCCACGTCTTTAAATACGGCGCCAATGTAGACACCGATGCCATCATCCCGGCGCGCTACCTTAATGTTTCCGACCCGTACGAGTTGTCGCGCCACTGCATGGAGGACATCGACCTGGATTTCGTCAAGCGGGTGAAACCGGGAGATATCATCGTCGCCACTACCAATTTCGGTTGCGGTTCATCCCGGGAGCACGCGCCCATCGCTATCAAGGCATCGGGGGTTTCGGCGGTCGTCGCCAAGAGTTTCGCCCGGATCTTTTTCAGGAACGCCATCAACATCGGTCTGCCGCTCTTGGAAAGTCCGGAGGCGGTCGATGCTACCGATATCGGCGACGAGCTGGAGATTGATCTTGAGACGGGAACCATAAGGAACCTGACCAAAGGCAAAACGTTCAAAGCCGCGCCATACCCGGAGTTCATGAGCGGCATCATTAATGCCGGAGGGTTGATAGATTACACCCGGGAGCGTTTGAAGAAATAA
- the leuC gene encoding 3-isopropylmalate dehydratase large subunit, with protein sequence MNLAEKILAAHSGKPHVAPGEFISAKVDVVLANDITAPIAIREFRKLGVEKVFDPKKIVLVPDHFVPNKDIASAEQAKMLRDFAREQGVNFFECGQMGIEHVILHEKGLVVPGDLVVGADSHTCTYGALGAFATGMGSTDIGAAMATGDVWMKVPPTIKFVYHGKLPKYVGGKDLILYTIGQIGVDGALYAAMQFSGEAIDELSMEGRFTMANMAIEAGGKAGLFLADKKAVEYARNHSHRKPVVFEPDADAEYQAMHEYDVSKLEPQVALPHLPSNVRPVSQVGDISLDQVVIGSCTNGRFEDLQMAAGILKGKKVNSNLRCIIIPGSQQVYMDALRAGYIEAFIEAGCAVSTPTCGPCLGGHMGILAAGEKCLATTNRNFIGRMGSPRSEVYLAGPAVAAASAIAGKIVPPEI encoded by the coding sequence GTGAATTTAGCTGAAAAAATACTGGCAGCCCATTCCGGTAAACCTCACGTAGCGCCGGGTGAATTTATCAGCGCTAAGGTCGATGTTGTTTTGGCTAACGACATCACCGCGCCCATCGCCATCCGTGAGTTCCGGAAGCTTGGCGTCGAAAAGGTATTCGATCCGAAAAAGATAGTGCTGGTGCCCGATCATTTCGTGCCGAACAAGGATATCGCCTCCGCGGAACAAGCCAAGATGCTGCGCGATTTTGCCCGGGAACAGGGAGTGAACTTTTTCGAGTGCGGCCAGATGGGTATCGAGCACGTCATCCTGCATGAAAAGGGGCTAGTCGTGCCCGGCGACCTGGTGGTTGGCGCTGATTCGCACACCTGCACTTACGGCGCCCTCGGCGCTTTTGCTACCGGTATGGGATCGACCGATATCGGCGCAGCCATGGCTACCGGCGATGTCTGGATGAAAGTGCCCCCGACCATAAAATTCGTTTACCACGGCAAATTGCCGAAATACGTCGGCGGTAAGGACCTGATCCTTTACACCATCGGCCAGATAGGAGTCGATGGGGCTCTGTACGCCGCTATGCAGTTCTCCGGCGAGGCGATCGACGAACTGTCGATGGAAGGCCGGTTTACCATGGCGAACATGGCGATCGAAGCCGGCGGTAAAGCCGGATTGTTCCTGGCCGACAAAAAAGCGGTGGAATACGCCAGAAATCACAGCCACCGTAAACCGGTTGTCTTTGAACCGGACGCCGATGCCGAGTACCAGGCTATGCACGAATATGATGTCTCGAAGCTGGAACCCCAGGTAGCTTTACCTCATCTTCCATCCAATGTCCGGCCGGTCAGCCAGGTCGGCGATATATCCCTCGACCAGGTGGTCATCGGCTCATGCACCAACGGCCGGTTTGAGGACCTGCAGATGGCAGCGGGCATCCTGAAGGGGAAGAAGGTCAATTCCAACCTTCGCTGTATCATCATTCCGGGGTCGCAGCAGGTCTACATGGATGCCCTGCGGGCCGGGTATATCGAAGCATTCATCGAAGCCGGATGCGCCGTTTCGACTCCCACCTGCGGCCCGTGCCTCGGCGGTCACATGGGCATCCTCGCGGCGGGCGAAAAATGCCTGGCGACGACCAACCGCAACTTTATCGGCCGCATGGGCAGCCCCAGGAGCGAGGTTTACCTTGCGGGACCGGCCGTTGCCGCCGCCAGCGCCATCGCCGGAAAGATTGTCCCGCCCGAGATTTAG
- a CDS encoding 2-isopropylmalate synthase, with amino-acid sequence MNKLIIFDTTLRDGEQAAGASLNIQEKLEIARALEALGVDVIEAGFPISSPGDFEAVKKIASEVKGCSICGLARANPKDIDRAWEALQGAADPRIHVFISASDVHMVHQLKKSRAEVLQLARDMVAHARTYLSNIEFSPMDASRSDPQFLYELLQAVIEAGATTLNIPDTVGYAMPGEFGGLIEGIFKNVPNIDKAVISVHCHDDLGLSVANSLEAVRRGARQVECTMNGIGERAGNAALEEVIMAIRTRPDYYDVTTSINSELIYPTSRLVSQRTGFSVQPNKAVVGGNAFRHQSGIHQDGVIKMPKTYEIMDPRTVGVPASSLVLGKSSGRHAFKERLAELGYNLSEADFDRAFNAFKELADKKKEVADRDIESLVAEEQRTLVEAFHLDRLQVTCGDCGLPTAAVRLIDPNGKVLEDAALGTGPVDAVYKAINRLVGVPNRLTEFSVTSITAGIDAIGEVFIRIDSEGVSYSGRGADTDIVVSSAKAYMNALNRLLAVRKNGNGKSAMPQDHHA; translated from the coding sequence ATGAATAAACTGATAATCTTCGACACCACTCTGCGCGACGGCGAACAGGCAGCCGGCGCCTCACTCAACATTCAGGAAAAGCTGGAGATCGCTCGCGCCCTGGAAGCCCTGGGCGTTGACGTTATCGAAGCCGGCTTCCCCATCAGTTCCCCTGGTGATTTTGAGGCGGTCAAGAAGATCGCCTCGGAAGTTAAGGGTTGCTCCATCTGCGGACTGGCCCGCGCCAACCCTAAAGACATCGATCGGGCCTGGGAAGCCTTACAGGGTGCCGCCGACCCCCGCATCCATGTCTTTATCTCGGCCTCCGATGTGCACATGGTGCACCAACTCAAAAAGAGCCGGGCTGAAGTCTTGCAGCTCGCCCGGGACATGGTCGCTCACGCCAGGACCTACCTCTCGAACATCGAATTTTCGCCGATGGACGCCTCCCGCTCGGATCCGCAATTTCTTTATGAATTATTGCAGGCGGTTATCGAGGCTGGGGCGACAACCTTGAATATTCCCGATACCGTAGGCTACGCCATGCCCGGTGAATTCGGCGGGCTCATCGAGGGCATCTTCAAGAATGTGCCGAACATCGATAAAGCGGTCATCTCCGTCCACTGCCACGACGACCTGGGGTTGTCGGTTGCCAACAGCCTCGAAGCGGTCAGGCGCGGCGCGCGGCAGGTTGAATGCACCATGAACGGCATAGGGGAGAGGGCAGGCAATGCCGCCCTGGAAGAAGTCATCATGGCCATCCGGACGCGGCCTGACTATTACGATGTTACGACTTCGATAAATTCCGAACTCATCTATCCAACCTCCAGGCTGGTCAGCCAGCGCACCGGGTTTTCGGTACAGCCAAACAAAGCGGTAGTCGGCGGCAACGCCTTCCGCCACCAGTCCGGGATCCACCAGGACGGCGTCATCAAGATGCCCAAGACCTATGAGATCATGGACCCGCGCACCGTTGGCGTTCCCGCTTCGTCGCTGGTTTTGGGGAAATCGTCGGGACGCCACGCTTTCAAAGAGCGCCTGGCTGAACTGGGCTACAACCTTTCAGAGGCTGACTTTGACCGTGCCTTCAACGCTTTCAAGGAACTCGCCGACAAGAAAAAAGAGGTTGCCGACCGGGACATCGAGTCGCTGGTAGCTGAAGAGCAGCGCACCCTGGTCGAAGCTTTTCACCTTGACCGCCTGCAGGTGACCTGCGGGGATTGCGGCTTACCGACGGCGGCCGTCAGATTGATCGACCCTAATGGCAAGGTCCTTGAAGACGCGGCGCTGGGAACAGGCCCGGTGGACGCCGTTTATAAGGCTATCAACCGTCTCGTTGGCGTCCCGAACCGTTTGACAGAATTCTCGGTTACCTCGATCACCGCAGGTATCGATGCCATCGGGGAGGTATTTATCCGCATCGATAGTGAGGGAGTATCGTATTCCGGACGCGGCGCCGACACCGACATTGTCGTCTCTTCTGCAAAAGCTTATATGAACGCCCTCAACCGGCTGCTGGCGGTGAGGAAGAACGGCAACGGCAAATCCGCTATGCCGCAGGATCACCATGCCTGA
- the ilvC gene encoding ketol-acid reductoisomerase — MAVIYYEKDCNPKLLDGKTIGIVGYGSQGHAHAQNLRDSGFKVIIGGVPGSPSGIRAAEDKFEVFSTAEMAKKADVIMILAPDQVQAKIYREDIAPNLRPGMMLMFAHGFNIHFGQILPPADVDITMIAPKGPGHMVRQVYTEGGGVPALIAVYQNATGKAKDLALAYASGIGAARAAVLETTFAEETETDLFGEQAVLCGGASALIKAGFETLVKAGYQPEVAYFECCHELKLIVDLIYQGGLKFMRYSISDTAEYGDYSRGPRIVTKETKESMSAILKEIKDGSFAREWILENQAGKPHFNAIRRIEAGHPIEEVGEGLRGMMSWLKKPKK; from the coding sequence ATGGCTGTCATCTACTACGAAAAAGACTGCAACCCGAAACTCTTGGATGGAAAAACCATCGGTATCGTTGGCTATGGCAGCCAGGGGCATGCTCATGCCCAAAACCTTCGGGACAGCGGTTTCAAGGTGATCATCGGCGGCGTACCCGGCTCGCCGTCGGGCATCCGCGCCGCTGAAGATAAATTCGAGGTCTTCTCGACGGCGGAAATGGCTAAAAAAGCCGATGTCATTATGATCCTGGCGCCGGACCAGGTACAGGCCAAGATCTACCGCGAGGATATCGCTCCCAACCTGCGCCCCGGCATGATGCTGATGTTCGCTCATGGCTTCAATATCCATTTCGGCCAGATACTTCCTCCCGCCGATGTCGACATCACCATGATCGCCCCCAAAGGCCCCGGCCACATGGTGCGCCAGGTCTACACCGAGGGCGGCGGCGTTCCGGCTCTTATCGCCGTTTACCAGAATGCCACCGGCAAAGCCAAGGATTTAGCGCTCGCTTATGCCTCGGGCATCGGCGCGGCAAGAGCTGCGGTGCTCGAGACCACCTTTGCCGAAGAGACGGAAACTGATCTGTTCGGTGAACAGGCAGTCCTCTGCGGAGGTGCATCTGCGTTGATCAAGGCAGGTTTTGAGACGCTTGTCAAAGCCGGTTATCAGCCAGAGGTAGCATATTTCGAGTGCTGCCATGAGCTTAAACTCATCGTCGATCTCATCTACCAAGGCGGTCTCAAATTCATGCGGTATTCGATAAGCGACACCGCTGAGTACGGCGATTACAGCCGTGGCCCGCGCATAGTAACGAAAGAAACCAAAGAATCAATGAGTGCCATTTTGAAAGAGATCAAGGATGGCAGTTTTGCCCGGGAATGGATCCTGGAGAACCAGGCCGGCAAGCCTCACTTCAATGCCATACGCCGCATCGAAGCCGGCCACCCCATCGAAGAAGTCGGTGAAGGACTCCGTGGCATGATGAGCTGGCTCAAAAAACCTAAGAAATAA
- the leuB gene encoding 3-isopropylmalate dehydrogenase, with protein MNYRITVLPGDGVGPEVMAEGMKVLEAVAKKFGHTFKLEYELIGAVAIDKTDFALPEETLKMCKKSDAVMLAAVGDPRYDDPKLPVHPEDGLLALRKGLGLFANIRPVKVFDELVNASTLKAEVLKGTDFIFVRELTGGVYFAKPKKEWLTTKGRKATDSMTYSEQEIERIVRVGFELARSRKKRLVSVDKANVLKSSRLWRQVAIEVSKDYPDVALSHVLVDACAMQLIRTPTAFDVIVTENLFGDILTDESAQLAGSMGMLPSASLAGIPQSGKPTFGLFEPIHGSAPSIAGKDIANPIATILTVAMMLRYSLALEKEAASVEKAVEVVLKQGYRTDDIMADGNTRVGTRQMGDLIAAEV; from the coding sequence TTGAATTATCGCATCACAGTTCTTCCCGGGGATGGGGTGGGACCTGAAGTCATGGCGGAGGGCATGAAAGTCCTCGAGGCAGTAGCTAAGAAATTCGGCCACACTTTCAAACTGGAATACGAACTGATCGGTGCCGTCGCCATCGATAAGACTGACTTTGCTTTACCGGAAGAAACGCTCAAGATGTGCAAAAAGAGCGACGCCGTGATGCTGGCGGCGGTCGGCGATCCCCGCTACGATGACCCGAAACTTCCGGTACATCCCGAAGACGGATTGCTCGCTTTGCGAAAAGGGCTAGGTTTGTTCGCCAACATCCGCCCGGTAAAGGTCTTCGACGAGCTCGTCAATGCTTCGACTTTGAAAGCGGAAGTGCTCAAAGGCACCGATTTTATCTTCGTTCGTGAATTGACCGGCGGCGTTTACTTCGCCAAACCTAAAAAAGAATGGTTGACCACCAAAGGACGCAAGGCCACTGATTCCATGACCTATTCGGAACAGGAAATCGAGCGCATCGTTCGCGTCGGTTTTGAATTGGCGCGTTCCCGGAAGAAAAGATTGGTGTCTGTCGATAAAGCCAACGTCCTCAAATCGTCGCGGCTCTGGCGGCAGGTGGCAATAGAGGTGTCGAAAGACTATCCCGATGTCGCCCTGTCCCACGTCCTGGTGGACGCCTGCGCCATGCAACTTATCAGGACTCCAACCGCATTTGATGTCATCGTCACCGAAAACCTTTTTGGTGATATCCTGACCGATGAGTCGGCGCAGTTGGCAGGGTCCATGGGCATGTTGCCGTCTGCCAGCCTGGCGGGTATTCCCCAATCCGGGAAACCGACCTTCGGTCTATTTGAACCCATCCACGGCAGCGCCCCTTCCATCGCCGGTAAGGACATCGCCAATCCGATCGCTACAATTCTAACGGTTGCAATGATGCTTCGTTACTCGCTGGCCTTGGAAAAGGAAGCAGCATCGGTCGAAAAGGCGGTCGAAGTTGTTTTGAAACAGGGTTACCGTACCGATGATATAATGGCAGACGGCAATACCCGTGTCGGCACCAGGCAAATGGGGGACTTGATAGCCGCCGAGGTCTGA
- the ilvN gene encoding acetolactate synthase small subunit, translating into MASNKHTIVALVADRPGVLNRMASLFRRRGFNIDSIAVGHSETPHLSRMTIVAEGSDSQVEQIRKQVEKIIDVIRVQDISGLDIVSRELALIKVKASAETRSEIMQIVDIFRAKIVDVSTDSVMVEATGDEEKLSSLYNLLKPFGIKEMTRTGRIAMARGGQVARREEAAE; encoded by the coding sequence ATGGCAAGCAACAAACATACCATCGTCGCCCTGGTGGCGGATCGTCCCGGTGTTTTGAACCGCATGGCCAGCCTTTTCCGGCGCCGTGGGTTCAATATCGATTCCATCGCCGTCGGCCATTCAGAGACTCCCCACCTTTCCCGCATGACCATCGTGGCGGAAGGCTCCGACAGCCAGGTGGAACAGATAAGGAAACAGGTTGAAAAGATCATCGACGTCATCCGGGTTCAGGATATCTCGGGGTTGGATATCGTCTCCCGGGAATTGGCGCTTATCAAGGTCAAAGCCAGCGCCGAGACACGCTCCGAGATCATGCAGATAGTAGATATATTCCGCGCCAAAATTGTTGACGTCTCCACTGATTCGGTGATGGTCGAAGCCACCGGAGATGAGGAAAAACTTAGTTCCCTGTATAATCTGCTGAAACCTTTCGGTATCAAAGAAATGACCCGCACTGGCCGGATCGCCATGGCCCGGGGTGGTCAGGTCGCCCGCCGCGAAGAAGCGGCTGAATAA
- the ilvB gene encoding biosynthetic-type acetolactate synthase large subunit, whose protein sequence is MKLTGAQILCESLLKEGVDVVFGYPGGQVLPLYHTLTQYPQLRHILVRHEQGAVHAADAYARVTGRVGVCFATSGPGATNLITGLANAYMDSIPMVAVTGQVPRAMIGRDAFQESDITGITIPITKHNYLVMDVADLAKTVKEAFYIASTGRPGPVLIDLPRDIQQECAEFHFPARVNLPGYKPTLGGNPLQIKKAVKLLGEAKKPVIIAGHGVRISRAYKELKFLAETLQIPVLTTLLGISGFPESNPLSFGMIGMHGLAPANMAITNSDLVVAIGMRFDDRATGKISSFAPHAKVIHIDIDPAEIGKNVAVDVPIVGDVKTVLVELNKEIGPVRHDEWLTQLSDWKKQYPSGIDIRESETILPQYVIRKIWEATKGNATVVTGVGQHQMFAALHYYYDKPNSYITSGGLGTMGFELPAAFGAQVGLPDETIWCIAGDGSIQMTIQELGTIRQENSPVKIAILNNGFLGMVRQWQELFYQHNYSSTPLWCPDFIKIAEAYGIPAQNVTRKEDVGAAIKKAMETEGPYILNFVVEPEENVYPMVPPGAGIDQILHEPLKEAC, encoded by the coding sequence ATGAAACTGACCGGCGCTCAGATTTTGTGCGAAAGCCTCCTCAAGGAAGGTGTGGACGTGGTGTTCGGCTATCCCGGCGGGCAGGTTTTGCCGCTCTACCATACCCTGACCCAGTATCCCCAGTTGCGCCACATCCTGGTGCGCCACGAGCAGGGCGCGGTCCACGCCGCGGATGCCTACGCCCGGGTCACCGGCCGGGTCGGGGTTTGCTTTGCCACCTCCGGCCCCGGTGCCACCAACCTGATCACCGGTCTGGCCAATGCCTACATGGACTCGATCCCGATGGTCGCCGTCACCGGCCAGGTACCGCGGGCCATGATCGGCCGGGACGCTTTTCAGGAATCCGACATCACCGGCATCACCATCCCCATCACCAAGCACAATTACCTGGTGATGGACGTGGCTGACCTGGCCAAGACCGTCAAGGAAGCCTTTTACATTGCCAGCACCGGGCGCCCCGGACCGGTACTTATAGACCTGCCGCGAGACATCCAGCAGGAATGCGCCGAATTCCACTTCCCGGCCAGGGTGAATCTGCCCGGGTACAAACCCACTCTTGGCGGCAACCCGCTGCAGATCAAAAAGGCGGTCAAACTTCTGGGTGAAGCCAAAAAGCCGGTCATTATCGCCGGACACGGGGTCAGGATTTCCCGAGCTTATAAAGAACTCAAGTTCCTGGCGGAAACTCTCCAGATACCGGTGCTCACGACGCTGCTGGGAATTTCCGGTTTTCCGGAGAGCAACCCGCTGTCATTTGGCATGATAGGTATGCACGGACTCGCCCCGGCCAACATGGCCATCACCAATTCGGATCTGGTGGTCGCCATCGGGATGCGTTTTGATGATCGGGCGACGGGAAAGATTTCGAGTTTCGCGCCTCACGCGAAGGTGATTCACATCGATATCGACCCAGCCGAGATCGGTAAAAACGTCGCCGTGGACGTGCCCATCGTCGGCGATGTCAAGACAGTGCTGGTCGAACTCAACAAAGAAATCGGTCCCGTCCGTCACGACGAATGGCTCACCCAGTTGTCTGATTGGAAGAAGCAATATCCCTCGGGCATCGACATCCGGGAATCCGAAACCATTTTACCTCAGTACGTCATCAGAAAAATCTGGGAGGCGACCAAGGGGAACGCTACCGTGGTCACCGGCGTCGGCCAGCACCAGATGTTCGCGGCGTTGCATTATTACTATGACAAACCCAATAGTTACATCACCTCGGGCGGACTGGGGACAATGGGCTTCGAACTCCCCGCCGCCTTCGGCGCCCAGGTCGGCCTGCCCGATGAAACGATCTGGTGCATCGCCGGCGATGGTTCGATCCAGATGACCATCCAGGAACTCGGCACCATCCGGCAGGAGAATTCGCCGGTCAAGATCGCTATTCTCAATAACGGCTTCCTGGGTATGGTGAGGCAATGGCAGGAACTTTTCTACCAGCACAATTACTCTTCGACTCCGCTGTGGTGCCCGGATTTCATCAAGATCGCCGAAGCCTACGGCATTCCGGCACAAAACGTGACCAGGAAAGAAGACGTCGGCGCGGCTATTAAGAAAGCCATGGAAACCGAGGGGCCGTACATCCTGAACTTCGTCGTTGAACCGGAAGAGAACGTCTATCCCATGGTACCTCCGGGAGCCGGCATCGATCAGATACTCCATGAACCGCTGAAGGAGGCGTGTTAG